TACTATTACGTGTTGAAAGCGATTGATAGATCTGGCCAAGAGCACGAATACAAAGGATGGATTCAAGTAATCAAGGACTAATTAGAATGGACTGGAAGAAAACAGAAAGCATATGAAAACTCTTTTTAAAATCATAGGGATGTCCTTGATGGTCACCCTACTGGGCACGGGATGGACTTTTGGGCAACAGCTTCCCCAGTTCAGTCAGTATATATTCAACGGATTGCATGTAAACCCGGGCTATGCGGGCTACAAGGGAGAGCCGTATATCCAGAGCACGTACCGCAGCCAGTGGATCAATTTTCCTGGAGCACCTGAGACGTTCACGGTTACCGCGGACCTGGCAGCTAACGAGGGCACGATGGGTTTTGGGGTATCGTTTTTGAGCGACAACCTGGGTCCTGCGAAGACGACTGGAGGGCTTTTGACGTACGCCTACCGTATCCAGACAGGGTCGAAGAGCTTTTTGGGTCTTGGAGTGAGTGCGGGATTCAGCCAGTACGCTATAGACGGGAGCATGCTGGATCCGAACGACTATCCGGACAGCGAGATTCCTGACGGGCGGATCAACCTGACGACTCCGAACCTGAACACAGGTCTGTTCTTCCACAACGACCGTTTCTATGCGGGTTTCAGTATGTACAACATGATCGGCAAGAAGTCCCTGGAGCGTGAGGATGTTGCGCTGGCCTACCACGATTTCCACTACTACCTGACAGCAGGTTACCTGTTTGACCTGGGCAAGGCAGTGAAGTTCAAGCCGAGCTTTTTGATCAAGGAAGTAAAAGGAGCGCCGACGAACTACGACCTGAACGCGATGTTCCTGTTCTACGAGCGGATCTGGGTTGGAGGCAGCTACCGCAGCAACCTGAAGCTGTGGAACGACAACCTGGAGGAGAACCTGAGCAAGCGGAACGCAGTGGCGGCGATCGTGGAGATCTTCGCGACCGAGCGTCTGCGTATCGGCTATGCGTATGACCATAACCTGAACGTGCTGAGCAACTACCGTAACAACTCCCACGAGCTTTCAGTAGGTTACTATCTGATTCCTAGAAAAGCAGTAATGAAAAACCAAAGATGGTTCTGATTATGAAATCGAGCAAACATAGTCAAGGGAGCCCCGATATCCTGGCTAAAAAAGGAAAGGTTCTTTTGGATAGGGTTTTAGGTATGCGAGATTCCATGTGGCCAATAAAAATGAACAGCAATCACATGAAAAAGACACTAACACTACTCAGTATTACAGCAGCGATGGTCTTTGGATCACTGGGAACCGCCGAGGCACAGAAGAGCAAGCTCCGGTACGCCGACCAGCAGATGGAGCTGATGAACTACCAGCATGCGCTGGAAGTGTACGAAGAAGCCTACGCGAAGAAGCCCACGTACGGGACGTCAAAGAAGATCGCCGAGGCACAGGACATATTACGTGACTACGACAGTTCTTATGCCTGGTGGAAGACCACAGTAGGGTATGAAGAAGCCGACTACGGTGACTATGCGCAATACCTCCGATCAGCCCAGCTGAGCGGGAATATGGAAGAGGCCGCTGGAATGCTTTCCGAGAAAGGGGTGGATGCAGACAGTGTTCCGGGAGTTCCGGAGCTGCTGACCGTGGCGAGCAAGCGAAAAGTGAAGCTGGAGCCCGCCGAAGGGCTGAACTCCGAAGGCTCGGACTTCGGCCTGTCCAAGGACGGGAAGGGGAACAGCTACTTTGTCTCCGACAGAGGGGGCAGCTACCCGAGTGAGATGCCCGGCTTACGGATAGACGGCCGGAACCAATACTTCAGCGAAGAGAAGAACGACTTCACCGACCGGGAATACTTCAGCGTGTACCGCAGGGACAGTACCGGCACCATCAGCGAAGTGGTTTCCAACGTACCGGACACGTACAATTTTTCCGACCCCAGCTACGACAAGGAGGAGGGCGTGCTGTTCTACTCGGTGACCAGGGGGATAAAGAAAGTAAAGAAAGAGAACCAGATCACCGTCCAGCCCGAGATCTATTACAGCAGGCTGAACCAGGACGGTGTGCTGGAAGGCTTTACGCCGGTACCGTTCAACGACTCGATCGGCTATGCGGTGATGAACCCCTTTGTGGACGGCGAGGCGCAACGGCTGTACTTCACCTCCGACATGCCCGGGGGCCAGGGGGGCTATGACCTGTACTATTCAGAATATGACGGAGAGATGAACTTCGGTCCCCCGGTTAACCTGGGCCCGGAGATCAATACCGAAGGCAATGAATCCCATGCCTTCCGGAGGGAGGACAAGTTTTACTTCAGCTCCACCGGCCACCAGGGAGCCGGAGGGATGGACGTGTTCCAGGCCGACTACACCCCGAGCCAGTTCAGCAATGTGCAGAACATGGGCATCCCGGTGAACTCCCTGGCCGATGACTTTGCCTATAGGATCATCGAAGGGGAAGACGGCAAGACCGAGACCTACCTGTCCTCCAACCGGAAAGGCGGGATGGGGCTGGATGACATCTATACGATCCAGGACGTGTACAAGCAGTTTCTGGCGCGTGTGATCGACTGCGAAGGCGTGGTGATCACCGACAGCTACCTGGCGACCCTGAGGGACAAGACCCAGAACGGCAACGTAGAGACCCAAAGAAACGGCAAGGGAGAGCTGACGGCCGAACTGGAGCCGGAGAGTGACTTCGGTATAGTGATCAGCAAGCCGGGGTACTTCAGCATCAGCGACGAGAGCATCACGACCAAGGGCTTCGAAGGGGACACAGTGCGTAGAGAGTACACCCTGACACCTATCCCTTACCAGCTTCCGGTGTATGTGGACATCGTGTACTATGACCTGGACAAGTTTGTGATCCGCGAGGATGCGAAGCCAGCCCTGGACAAGCTGGGCGAGATCATGGGGGAATATCCGTTCCTGGACCTGATCGTCGCCTCCCATACCGACTCCAGAGCGAGTGACGAATACAACATTACCCTGTCCAACAATAGGGCGAAAGCAGTGACCGAATACATGGCACAGCACAACATCTCCGCCGACCGCATCCGTCTGGAATGGTTCGGGGAGCAGGAACTGGTGAACGACTGCGGCAACGGCATTCCGTGTAGCGAAGATGCGCACCAGCTGAACAGAAGATCTGAACTGACCCTGGAGGCCTTCCCAGATCCGAGCAAGCAGTATGAGATCCCTGAGAGCTTCCAGGACATGGACTTCTGTGATCCGGAGGCGATCTTTGAGGCGATCCAAAAAGAACTGGAGGCGATCCCAACGATCTACTTCGACTTTGACAAGAGCATGCTGCGGAGCGTGCACAAGAAGGAGCTGGAGCGCACGGCGATCATGCTGAAGAAGATGCCGAACCTGATGCTGTACATCGAGGGGCATACCGACCAGCGTGGATCCGAAGAGTACAACCAGCCGCTGTCCGAGCGCCGGGCCGAGGCCGTGAAGCGCTACCTGCTGGACAGAGGCGTGGAAGAGGGCCGGATGGAAGAGACCTGGTTTGGGGAGACCCGGCCGGTGAACGACTGCAATGAGCTGACCTGTACCGAGGCGATGCACCAGCTGAACCGAAGGACCGAACTGAGAGTAGGCAAATCCTCCTACACCTACTCAGGTAGAAAAAAGAAAGTTGATGTGTTGTAAATAGGATTGATGTAAGTATTAGTTCTAATCCAAAAGAGGCTGCCTTTCGGTAGCCTCTTTTTTTATTGACCTCTATTAGGACCTAAAGCTTAGCATTCTAATCAAGTGCTAAAAACAGTTAATCTTTGGACCTTTAATTCTTAATTACTTTTCACATTTGATTTTTTGTCGTGGGGTAATGTTCCCCGAATAATTCAAGCCAAGCGATTTAGCTTCAGAGTCTGGTGATTCATCATTTTTGATCTCAACTAAGAGCTTTTCGCCATGCCCCAAGAGCTAGTTAAGATTGGTATGGTTAAAAAGTAATGCTTCATTAATACCAAGCTCAAATCATAATTAGTGGTTTTTTCTACTTTTTTATCCAAATATTAATATTGAATTTGGTTTAAATTCATCTCGATTTTTTGTTGAATTAAGTTTAACTAACGATATTTCTGTTGGTTTTAATATGACCAGGGTATTAAAAGATGTGAAAATGTCCTTCAATATGCTGATAACCAGTTTTTTAAATCATTTCATAAATAGGCATCTGATCTAAATGATTTTATTATGCAGTTAAAATTTACCACTACTCTTATTTTTTCAACACTATTCGCTATTTGTCAGGCTTTTGCTTTTTCTGAGGAAATTCCTGTCAAAAACTTTGAAGCTAAAGAAATTTTAACCTCCCCTATCAGTTTTGCCCCTACTGATTTGAATCTTAACCTTACCGTAAATAATCCAAATCCAATCCTCGGAAATGATGTGGTTTTTACCATCACTGTAACTAATAACGGTCCTGAGGATGCAGTGACTGTAGAAGTCTCAGCGCCCCTTCCTGCAGGCTATGAATACCAGGGAGATGATATAGGAGGAGGAGTGTATAATGCAGGTAATGGAATTTGGACCGTCGGGCCACTGGCCTCAGGTTCCGCTGCAAGCATAGAAATTACAGCTACAGTTACCACTACAGATGATTATGAATTTTCGGCCTCTGTTTCAAGTGAAGAAGCAGACTTGAATGATTCTGACAATCAGGCTAGTGTTTCTGTAGATCCTACTTTGATTGCTGATTTAGCCACTTCGAAATCTGCTAGTACCAATTCCCCAAATGCAGGCGATCAAGTTGTTTTCACTGTCTCGGTGACAAACAATGGAGATTATGATGCCACCAATGTGCTAGTGAATGATCAGCTGCGCTCCGGCTATACTTATATCAGTGATAATAGCGGTGGAGCTTACAATTCA
This genomic window from Algoriphagus sp. TR-M9 contains:
- a CDS encoding OmpA family protein, which encodes MKKTLTLLSITAAMVFGSLGTAEAQKSKLRYADQQMELMNYQHALEVYEEAYAKKPTYGTSKKIAEAQDILRDYDSSYAWWKTTVGYEEADYGDYAQYLRSAQLSGNMEEAAGMLSEKGVDADSVPGVPELLTVASKRKVKLEPAEGLNSEGSDFGLSKDGKGNSYFVSDRGGSYPSEMPGLRIDGRNQYFSEEKNDFTDREYFSVYRRDSTGTISEVVSNVPDTYNFSDPSYDKEEGVLFYSVTRGIKKVKKENQITVQPEIYYSRLNQDGVLEGFTPVPFNDSIGYAVMNPFVDGEAQRLYFTSDMPGGQGGYDLYYSEYDGEMNFGPPVNLGPEINTEGNESHAFRREDKFYFSSTGHQGAGGMDVFQADYTPSQFSNVQNMGIPVNSLADDFAYRIIEGEDGKTETYLSSNRKGGMGLDDIYTIQDVYKQFLARVIDCEGVVITDSYLATLRDKTQNGNVETQRNGKGELTAELEPESDFGIVISKPGYFSISDESITTKGFEGDTVRREYTLTPIPYQLPVYVDIVYYDLDKFVIREDAKPALDKLGEIMGEYPFLDLIVASHTDSRASDEYNITLSNNRAKAVTEYMAQHNISADRIRLEWFGEQELVNDCGNGIPCSEDAHQLNRRSELTLEAFPDPSKQYEIPESFQDMDFCDPEAIFEAIQKELEAIPTIYFDFDKSMLRSVHKKELERTAIMLKKMPNLMLYIEGHTDQRGSEEYNQPLSERRAEAVKRYLLDRGVEEGRMEETWFGETRPVNDCNELTCTEAMHQLNRRTELRVGKSSYTYSGRKKKVDVL
- a CDS encoding PorP/SprF family type IX secretion system membrane protein produces the protein MKTLFKIIGMSLMVTLLGTGWTFGQQLPQFSQYIFNGLHVNPGYAGYKGEPYIQSTYRSQWINFPGAPETFTVTADLAANEGTMGFGVSFLSDNLGPAKTTGGLLTYAYRIQTGSKSFLGLGVSAGFSQYAIDGSMLDPNDYPDSEIPDGRINLTTPNLNTGLFFHNDRFYAGFSMYNMIGKKSLEREDVALAYHDFHYYLTAGYLFDLGKAVKFKPSFLIKEVKGAPTNYDLNAMFLFYERIWVGGSYRSNLKLWNDNLEENLSKRNAVAAIVEIFATERLRIGYAYDHNLNVLSNYRNNSHELSVGYYLIPRKAVMKNQRWF